The genomic stretch GCAATGTTGTAACCATGTGGATGTCTTGAATAATTGGTTACTTTTTTATGTATTGTATGTTAAATGGTGCAGGACTGATTGGAAATTGGACATGGTTACAAGGCAAGGAAAAAGGTTTGGCAAGAGCATCCAAGGCATGACCAAAACCAAACTTGACACAAACGTGAGGTTTCTTGTTCATGAAAAAAAAATGACGATGGAATCACATTGAAGGGCAAGAAGAAATATACAAGGAGTACTAGGGTTTAGGTCATGAAAAAATATGttggttgactttggtcaaatggttgaccaaaaagacaatagttgaccaaaagtcaatttTTGTAAAAATTGTATTTTTTTGTGTTTTCTTTTGTATGAATGATGTAAATGATAATGTAATGAATGGATGGACATTTATTTTGAATAGAAATGATATTTATGATTTAGTTCAAATGGAATTTTGCTTATAACAATTtgtataatatatatctagaataatatcatacaagtgttattaTTCTACATACTTGACCAAGATAAtaataatatcatacaagtgttattaTTTGGTACTGATACAACATAAGAGCCTAAAGACATCATTTACATACTTGACCAAGATAAAATATACAACATATGGTACAAGATATGAAAAGTAACTAAATAAAAATCTAAGATCTatgtataatatttattattGTACAAAATCCACAACGGAAGATCACAACATCACAACAATGTCGAAACATCATCAAGCAGCTCCTCTTAATCAAACCTGCAAAAACACCTGAAAAGCAACAACATTgatggggtgagataataatcttaGTGAGTTCCtctatcctatgggtccactcggctctacaggaTTGCTACCTGACTTTGAACTCAAGTATTCACCCTTCGTTACTTGTGTATCACTGTTAGATAAGGGTTGGAGTTAGTTAATGTTGACTCACTGAGTTAACTGATAACTCAGTTAGTTATGGAAATAGAAACTCAGCTAATTTAGGTAGCTTATGTTAGTTAGTGCATGTCTGATTTTGAAACTTGAAACTGGCTACTGCAAGTTGTCACTTAAGTGGATTTGGCCTTGTACCTAGATTCACGACCTGCTGAATAGGTACCTCTAAATGGCCATGGTCAATGACTTTGCATTATGGTGAGTGTTATGTTTTGGCTTATGGTTTGATAATTGCTTTACAATCTCACACCTGTTTATTTTTCCACTGCTTATACACATCTCTTGCTTCCTTTTGCACTGACCTGGATTGATGTTTTGATGCAGGTTTGGAACAAGGGCATGGACTGAGATGGGTTATCTTCTTTGTGCAGGGTATGTGAACCAATGTAATGCTCATGAATTTATCCTTGAGGTGCTTGATCATGTGGTAATCATGTTTGTGGTTTGCAGGTTAAATTTTGTTTCTACTGCCATGACCAGTTGCCTTGCTAGCAAGATTTAGGAACTCACTCAGGTGGTAGCAAATTTTATGTTGTATTTGGTTCATGTTTCATGGCATTACATCCAGTGTGTTACAGGTCCACTCAATGCCTCAATTCTGACTTTGCAGCTTAGCATTTAACATTGATATACATTGCCTGTTATTACTGCAAGTTGCAGGGTCTTGATGCCTTGGTCATGTTGGATGGTTTGTGATGTTGTTGTCTTGAATGTTGCAGGACTGGTGCATAGCCAATTGCAGTTTGCAGGGTAACAAGTATTAAATGCAAGGACATGGTGTTCTGAGTTTGGAAAATATTCAGCAGGTTCTGACTTCATTGTTAGAAATAGGTTAAAGCCTCATGATTCTCATGTTCACTGCAGGTTACCAGGTTCCAATCTTGAGCACTTTGGTGTGTAGCTATGGGGTTGGGAAAATTCTCAATCTTAAAGTGGGATTTCGGTGAAACCAGGTGTACATTCTATGTAGAATCTTCATAAGTCACTTCCAAATTTCTGCATCATTGTCTTGTAACCTTGTTATGGTTTTGACTTGGAAATATGCAGGACTTTCAACAGGACCAAGTTGCTTGTCCATTTGGCTTGGTGCAGCAGGGCCTTAATGCAAGACCAATAAGGATGTGTTTCTTGTTGCAAGCTGCAATGTTTCACCCTGCTGTTTGATGTAGATGCAGGTCTTGTGACAGGGTTGCACCTTTGCTGCGATGGAAAAGATGGAGTGTGCTTGCACACCAGCTATTGCTACTCTGATGTGCAGGTTGGTATAACAAGGTATTTGCAAGGCAAGGTTGAGTGCTGGTAAGCTACTTGTCATTAGGTCTTGTTGGCTTGGCCTTTGACACACTTGTGGTTTTGATTCAAGACTTATTAGCAACATGTTGGTTCAAGACCTATTAGCAACATGTTGGTTCAATACCTATTGGCAACATGTTGGTTCAAGATCTATTGGCAACATGTTGGTTGAGACTTGGCAAATGCAGCAGGACAAAGTAATAAACTCCAAAGTTCAAGACATGACCAAGTTAGCATTAAAGTGAAGAAAACAAATCCACATGGAAAAAACAAGGTCAACATGGACATGGAGCATGGAATAAGGGTTAGGGTCAGTCCTTTGGTGATTAGGGATGACTAAGGACctagggttgactttggtcaaagttgaccaagaagtcaactgttgaccaaagttAACAATTTGCAAAAATTAATTTTGTGTTTTTATTGTAAATGGATAATGGATTGATGATTAGGGTGAAAATTTAGGGCATTAGGGCcttgggttgactttggtcaaagttgaccaaaaggtcaactattgaccaaaaggtcaactattgaccaaagtcaacaattggtcaaaaatgtcaaACTTTGTATTTTCTTGTGTAGAATCACATATAATGGTTTTAAATGACACGAAATGGAGTGAAATGGTTTGAAGAATGATTGGGaattggtttcacaattggtttatttatgacttggatgtttgacttttgaaaagaaaataacttgatTGATAATGCTTATGAATAAGGTCAggaaatgagaccataaggttagggttttgatatagtatccatgaaccaatgGCATGACCAGCAAatggcttgaaacacaagaagtttggttgttcagatgaccagGACCACAGATATATCCATAACCATATGAATAACACCaatgactttggaccaagaccaatgCTCCCAGAAAGGTTAGGTCAAGTAACTTGACGAAGGATGAAGATTGAGGGGTCATGAACGCACAGTGAAGCCACCAAGTTCGTCTGATTCACCATCTTCTGATTAGAGCTTTGGTAGTCATGCCTTGAGGAATTAGGGCTTGGAAGTCCCTAGATTGTCTGGTCACACCTTTGTTGAAATCAAACCTTCAGCACCatcattagggtttcacatcccccaTGCTGGTGATATGGTTAGCCCATGTCTTTGGGCTTTGATATCCACACAAACCCTAGATTTATAAGCCCAAGTTTCTTCTGAATCCATAAGGAATGATGCATTTGGATGGattatgaatgtatgcaagtgATCTCCTGATCAAGTGATTGGATGAATAGGTGAGAAAAGGGGAGGGAATATTTTGGGGTACAACACTATCTAAATCATTTCATGACTTAAGTTATCTTTATAAGTCATTTACCTAACATTCTCCTAGGTTTACCTTACTCATAAGTTTTAGTCATATTATAGTGTAACCAATACAATCAACCAATCATAGCATAATCAATGCAACAACAATTCACGCACACACACAAGTAccaaagccaacaacatataTAGCATACATTAACATATAGGTCATAACATATATTAAAGTGTACAAGATAACATAACTTGCTACAAGGTCTATAGGAAAGGTTATCAATAAACCTGTATCAATCTAACTTATTCCACTTTCAAGTTATCAACAACATTTGTCTGATGATCCTAAGATGGGGTTAATCATACTAAAAGGGAAAGATTGAGCGGAAGAAGTCACATAGACATCTCTCTATATCATAGGCATTTATGTTAGCTTCCTAACGCATCCATTTGTTCATCAATACGAGTTATCAAACTCATTAACCGATAATTCTAGCCTAGTCAGGATTCTAGGTTAAAACACACACAAACTCATATAAATCGATCAACTAATGTTAATCTAATGCATACATATCAAGGTACAAGTTATAATACATCCAAGGTGGTTTAGAAACATGGAAAAAGTGGTTTTCGATAAAACAAGACTAAACTAATCGATTGCATTAGGAGTCAATCGATTGTATGAAGTTACTGACTTCTATTTTTGTGAAATTGGACAGGACCAATAGATTGGGGTACTGTagccaatcgattgacatcaTCAAAATTCAGATTTTTCTTCACAATTCatgaaccaatcgattggttatGCAATTTTTCTGCAACTAATCGATTGACACCAGCATAATCTCCAAAAATACCTCTTCTAAATACTCTTTGTTCCAACTTTAATCACACCCAACCATTCTAAAACATATATTATCATGAATTCATGTGATTAACCTCCATAACTTCAAAAACAAAACACATAAGCATCAAGCAGTCAAAGACAATAACTTCAACAACAACATGGCCCCAACATATAGCATCAATGAGAAGTATgaacaacaacaatttcatcatagATTCAAACAAATCCTAACTCCTAAAACATAGATTATATTCCACAAAAAGCTAATTATTATCTAGAAATCACCTCATATGGAGAGGATCATTAAGTTAGTGAAGACTATGGTGGataatgatgaagatgagatgatggtggtgatgatgaagatgatattAATATTCTTGTTCCTCCATGTTTCTCCTACTTATTTGCACAAGCTTTTTCTTCTTTCCCCACTCCAACTTTTTCCTCTGTGTTAAAGTTCTACTGAAGAAACAAAATGATACATAAAAACATGTATCACTATGTGTGGTGGTGAAATGGCCAAAAGGTGAGAATCAAGTGGTCACAAATAATTGGTAGGATTGTGTGGATAAAAATGAATAAGAGTGGTAGGAAAAAATCTTAAGTGATACCACACTTATAATTTGTTCTACAAGAGTAAGTGGCCCAATAATAATGTTATCAAAATGACCCTTCATGTACCAATTAATAAAAGGCCAGtctaaaaaatattaattaaGTCAAATTGAGTTTAATAGTTATTATATTGGTCTCAACTAACAATTTTTAGAGCACTTAAGGGTATATGGGATATTACATGTTGGAAATAAGCATAATTCAGATATTACATTACATGAAATTTTCATGTCAtttgtcataccccgattttgaccctgaattttttatttttatttgacACTTGGCCTAAAAATTCATTTGCATATATTCATTCCCAACtccatatttttgttacacattggtCGTTGTCTAGGCCTTTTTGATCTTGgtgcttttgattataaaatggattttaatattgacttttttttaatttttaatttgattttaatttcgaattaagtttaattccaattttcaatttaatcgtaattgtttattttactaatgattcaaactctaatcgattttaatttccaaatgaatgttagagttggtatccaagtaattttaaatgaattatagattaatttgtttttaatttggtttttgctgatttgttattattaattaaattgatatttaaattagtcttggattattcctaaaaatccacatccatttttataatcaaatatccAATAACCCAACCCTATTTTTAAATCCATTTTTTGTTTTAAACTATACCAAAAATCCacatccattttcattatccatttgGAACCAAAATCCATTTCATATCCATTTCACATCCAAATCCATTCAATCATAAAAATTAACCAATTAACCCAAAGTTCATTAATCCAAAACAATTATCCAACAAAAAACAAACCCCAATTTCCATCTCTTTTTCAAGGGTAATAAATTGCAATTACATGATGAAGTTGTTTCTTATCTCATACAAGCCAGTGAGTTTCTCGTTTTGATTCCATTCGTCAAGAAGGAACCGACTTCAACAGAGAAACCAAATTCAGCTTTCTCTTCTCCAAATGTTGCTTGCGATGCTAAAACATCGAATCTTGCGGATACGGCATGGTCCAATATAATGGGAGATTTGTCAGAATTGCGTGAAACTACTTGAGAAATTGACCATAATAATGTATCCAATTTTGAAAGGAGTAAAGAGAAAACTGTGGAGGCTGAAAAGGGGATAGAGCTTCCTTATCATCACATATTGAATACATTGGATTGTACTAACCAGAGTGCTCTTGGAAAACATAGTTGTGAGGTTTTTTTTCCGAAGCTTTTGGACTCGGTGAACTGTTTATCTGATTTGGCCCTTGGACATTGCAAGTTGTTCAAGAGGGCATGTTTGAAGGGATTTCGTGGCAATGATGGTGGTGGGGTCACATGCTTGTGTCCACCGTGGTTGAAGATAGTTGTGAAGTCGTTTGCTTTCATGAATATTTTTTCTGCCTTTCTTCATTTGCAGGGTAGGAAGATAACCACGGGTCTACTGGAAGAAGCACTTGATCAGCTTGCCAAGTTTGGAGTCAAACTTGGCCTCCATGACATGAAGCCTCTCTCCCTTCTTTGTCCCCATCTTGTTTGTTTTGTAAGATGACATAGAGAAGGCAAGTTTTGGTGATGTCATTGTTGTAGTAAATCATTCAAGTAACAATGAAGATCAAATTGAGGATAATCTGAAAAGAGTTCGCAAGTCGCTCTATGTTTCAAAGATTGTCAGTACATTAAAGAGTAGGGACTGTTCTTTCCGAAAATGTCTTGGGTGGGGTTTTGAACAGCTTCAGTTTGAAATTAGAGATGAGATGAACGTGAGAGTTTCCTTTGAAGAACTGCTTGCAGCAGTCAAGGACCGTGATTTTACCAGGAAAGAAAACAAATCAAAACATGTAAAGAGAAGCTCAACTTCCTCAAGACCTGACATGGACCGCACTGGGTGTCATGACACAAGGTCATTAATGGCTGCGGACATGGTTGAACATCTTAAGAAAGGAATTGGATCTGAAGGACAAATTGTGCATGTTGAAGATATATGTGCCAGAAAAGCCATTTACAGTGAGATCCCCGTTGAATTATCTGAAAAAAACGAGATCTGCACTAGATTGTATTGGAGTTTCCAAATTGTATAGTCATCAGGCAGAGTCTATTCAAGCCTCCATTGCCGGGAAGAATGTTGTTGTGGCTACAATGACATCAAGTGGCAAATCTGTTTGCTACAACCTGCCTGTTCTAGAAGAGTTGCTTAAGAATTCATCCTCATGTGCGTTGTACATATTTCCAACAAAGGCATTAGCTCAAGATCAACTAAGGTCTTTGTTACACATGACAAAAGAATTTGATGCCGACTTAAATATTGGTATATATGATGGTGACACTTCTCATAGCAAAAGGACATGCTAGCAGGTGCTTCCAACCTTTATGCTCACAAACCAAACTCAGTATGTCCTCCTGCAACATCAAAACACAACGAGTTTCTGCATAAATTTACCAAAATTTACCAGGTTTCGATGCATTGGATTGGCATGGGCAAAGAGGAAGTCTACCGTAAGTAAATGTCGGCATGGTGTAACTTACAAGGCAGGATTTTTGTTACTTTGGCTTCAAGTCCATCTGACCGCCCCTTTTGAGCCTAGAAGCAGAAGAAAAGAACATCATTTTAATGCCGAAATTGTGACAGGGCGAACCTACCAATTCACAATGCAAGGGTCAGTTAAATGTCGCACCAACAACAGGTTGTAGCAAGAAATTATTGCAATCCTGTACCAGTTACATTTCCTACCTTTTCACTCGAATCACCACCATTTTTCCAAGTGCTAAAGCGACACCAGAGCCAAGGCAAGGATAAACAACATCCAAGGTCAGTCCGGCCATTCACTTCAACCTGTGATAGTAATAGATCATTAACTGAAGAAAATTCTCGGTCAAAATAAGCTAGTGATCAAGGTCCTTACCAAAGCAGGGAGTCCATTGGTGTGCCTAAAGACCATCTCTGTACCATCCAGGAGTTGCAGCTGCATTTGGATGACTGATATCACATTGATGGTTCTGGGCGTGAGAAAGGGCCTTCATCATTTTCAGAACTACAATATATAGCAGATCAAGGAATTGTAAAAAGGTGTAGCAGTGTGTTTAGGAAACATGATAAACTCTTGGTTCCTATTACCTCTGCCGCAGAAACTTCTTATATTGCTAAGAGATGGTAGAAAGCTCATGGGGACACTTCGCTCTTTTGATCAATTCGCCAATGCTGTTCTTGAGGGTGCCTGTGAGAGGGTTATTGTTGCGTTTGAGAATCCTCAGGATATTATTGTCCAATCTGCTAGGCCTTATGGACAGAGAGTTGTTCTCAAGTTCGAGTTCATGTTATTTCTGGAAGGCACACTCCTGGAACCTTCACCGACCAGTTTCAAACTTCCTTCAGGGAGCCCCGTCTTCTCATCCTCACCGATCCAGAACTCCTGTGACAACCGAAGCTACAAAATAATTACTAAGCAGTAAAATTTCAAAGAATTTCCTAAATTGAGCATAAGGACAAATTCAAAGAGAAAGAAGGAGTTCATGGTACCAGTTCCGGATTATAGCGTAAAACAGGCTAAATTTGTTTCTGAGCACACAAAAGCACTTCTGGAATTTGCTTCTTTGAGCTGTTGAGCATCAAACCAAAGCCCTAGCTGTGAATATAAATAGATTCGAAAAATCCTAATCAGGGGGGGACTGAGAGAGAGAGGCGCGGCTACTATTCAAAAAAAATTCTACGAGATAACAAAAGTTAAAagaaaaccctaaaaaaaatcTTTGACGAGGGGAGGGGGAGAACATCAAAGCTTTAATCAAAGAAAGGGACGAAGGAGATAAGCCAGAACCTCTACCTTTCCGCAGATCAGACACGAAGGATCCAAAAATCGTTCTTCACATCTCCGTCGAACCTGTCGCAAGCGGTTAGTGTTGGCTTCCGATTTCTGTTTAATTTTGTGGTGTCCATTCATAGCCATAACTTTGAGAGAAGGTGGAAAGCTCTTCACCTTGATGAAGATCTCGTTCGGACTTCTCTTGGAAGAGAAGAACCGAGTCTTAAATGCCAATATTTGATTTCTTCAAGTTTGCCTTTGATGTGTGTCTTTAAAGTTTTTCTTTTTTGGAACTTGATATCTGTGTTATATTTCTATTATCCGTTGGCTTTTGGGTTTTCCCATTAAAACCCACCGTTTTCCCATTAAATACTGCCGACTAGCCATTAATGGAGATTTATTCTCCTCTGCTCATCATCAAATATCCCGTGGCTAGAGAGTTGCTTTCGTACCCCCGGTGACACCTCACCTCGGGCCAAACCGGAGTGGGTTTCCTTCGACCCAGACCCAGTCAGTCTAAGGGACTGTTGGGCACTTGGTTTTGTCTTAGCCCAAATGCTTGGCCCATGCTGGCcttttgttatttattttttattttatctatttattttattttgttgtttatACATTTGGGCCACTGCAAGTCTAACAGTAAGTTAGTCATGGCCTGGCGGAAATGGAGCTAGCTTAGCTACCCTTTGGTCCTGGGTTCGATACCCAGTTGTGTTGTGTGGGGTTTCTTCAATATTTTTTACTGTCCCCTCTTTTCCCTCAATTCTCACATATATAATTACTTTCTTTCAATTCTCACATTTAATTAAATAATCTTACTACTAACATGTTCCTATTGTTTAATCAtctttattattttatttttaatataactTAAATGATTATACTTTCTTTGGGATTTAtgtaaaatataattttattttttttaggtGTGAGGTATGTTTAGATCATGATAAATCATCTCAATTTCATTGATAAAAAGAAAAACcattcaaaaaataataatggTAAATATCACATAATAACGCAAATTTGGTATCCTTTAATTGCATCCTTCAttcaaaaaccatttttaaactataaaaattatttttctcgattcaatatcgagcccattttcatacccttgtaagtcgattgcttttaagcatcgccatcaacctcacgTGGCTTAttcttgggccttcttacaatgagctcttaagcaacatcaacttaactttcaataatttcaaactCCTATACtttgattattttaatttattattcaAGACATTTTCCAAttaaaacgtgaagaaaaaggttacttggatggaatgtccagtcgtaatcccgaatattaggctcaagctgtaagagcttgcaagccgttaatattcgccttctctttaatattcaaatcattttccaattaaaacgtgaagaaaaaggttacctggatggaatgtccagtcgtaatcccgaatattaggctcaagctgtaagagcttgcaagccgttaatattcgtcttctctttaatattcagaatcattttcttaataaagttggaagaaaaaggttacctggatggaatgtccagtcgtaatcccgaatattaggctcaagctgtaagagcttgcaagccataaatattcgtcttctctccaaaacacctgtaaacatctcaaaccatcttcttaataaagttggaagaaaaagattacctggagggaatatccagttgtaatcccgaatattaggctcaagctgtaagagcttgcaagccataaatattcgtcttccctccaaaacattcataaatatccgaatcattttcttagcaatattggaaagaaacagactgcctgggtggaatgtccagacatagtcccgagtattagacccaagctgtaagagcttgtaagtcataagtactcgtctttcaaacttcaaaatacctaattcctaccttaatactttttcaataaagatggaaatggaacatggtgtataccatgcactcctgaggctaggattcgagatgtatatctcgctcatccaagttctcgccatcactcaaaatacatccaaccaatcaaactctttctcaccgcagtgcgattaatcaaaaacctttttcataaatgaaagatatattgtcttaagtgatacaaaacaatgtttcggccacgattgttgagtagagataagcaacgcttttccgaatgtagatctataaatccgttcgatgtgtggtatgcgtccactcctcatctgttttgggtaaaacaatgttttcgtcgattaatacaatatagctttcgctaaaatcgaccaacaaacaaacatttttctacccagaactacataagccttgatttctcttttgagatacgtaggagcaggatttgtaaatcttgtcaggcccactaataaaaaacttaggtttagtccttcgttaaaaaatccaaaaacattttcctctcttttACTCTTTCTTTACCACCTAATAATTCaaaaagcctaacatttcaactaacattaatgcacacaactgacctaatggttcccgttgagtacaacggacgtgaggggtgctaataccttccccttgcgtaatcgactcccgaaccctgatattggttgcgatgaccatatcttatcctttcttttgtcttgggttttatcgatattttccctttcctttttaggaataaataaagttcggtggcgactctgttcagtccatcattgcgagcgtgcgatcgcgcttcgctttgaagtcgtatccccatttttcgaggtgcgacatCATTCATCCATGTCGATATATGCCATCAAGTACATTGATGTGGTGGTTGTCAGAGTCTTGTCACATTATATGTCAGTGACGAAAGTTGCGGTGGTCACATTATTGATGTATGAGTTGGACTAGATTGTAAAGTTGAAATCTAAAGATAAATATCATTTGGATACATGCCTAAAGAACTCCGATATAATTATTAAGATTTATTTCCCAAGTGGGAGATTGTtgaaatattttttatataaatattatttaattattatattcCAATAATCATTGTGTGACcatatatatttatattaattattatCAAATTAAGAGACTTAATTGATTAAATGGTTAAGTAAAGTTAAAAGGACTAATTACATTTTTATTTAGTAATGAATTAATTTGTTGGATATGAGTTCAAATATGATTAACTGTCAAGATAACTCATTTCAAAATAATGGACATCCTAATCGTCCATCACTCTCTATATAGGTTATGGTCCTTAATATAGGGTATAACATGCATATTATATCTTCTCTCAATCAAAAGAGTATTCAAAGTATTATGAATATCAGTTGAGGATAATTCATAAACCATCAAGTGTTAGTCACTTGTCTATCACTACTAAGGAAAACACTTATCACAACAGTTGAAAAAAGAATACCACCACGCTGAGTTTAATGAACTGAATTTAATGACACTTAATAGGTCCTAGGTTATAAATAAACGGTTTAGGATCCAAAGAGGTCTAgtaaaaatatattaataattttGATGAGTTATTTGCCATTGTTTTTCCTATAAAAAAATATTTACTTGCATTTGTATAATATTTAATACTAATTATTTTCTAAATAATAAATACTATcaataaattaatttttaatttattttcaaatattaaatttaaaatttcAATATGTTTCTTGTATATGTACATAAATTTATAAAAATGTTTTATTTTATAGGTTAAAAATTTgtttatttatatataaaaaattagATACCGATGTTAAAAATTGCAAAATAAAGTAAATATGTTTGGCGAACTAGACCCAGATTCaaagaaaatagaaaaatgaCATCTACAAATATAATTCATAATATACGAGAATTTTAACTATATATTGGATTTTGGTAACAAAGGccaagaaaataaaaaaaaattgtaaatttAATTTGTCTTTCCTATGTAAGGATGTACTTTGACAATGTATGTTTAATGTGACAAAATTAAATTTGTATGTGTTCTACAATATGGTAACGTGTTAATGCGCGTGGTACAAAGTCGTTATTAATGAAGATGTAACATAAACGTACTTGCAATAAatttattatattaaaaatatCACAATGATCATGAAACTAGTGACAACTTTATCTAATTGGAAAGTCTATAAATAATATGATTTGTATTCGTATGAGTTAAAGAACTCTAAAAAGAATACAATCATAGATTTTCGCTGTAACATTTTTAATTTCTTCTAAAAAAC from Lathyrus oleraceus cultivar Zhongwan6 chromosome 7, CAAS_Psat_ZW6_1.0, whole genome shotgun sequence encodes the following:
- the LOC127102358 gene encoding sm-like protein LSM1B, producing MINSWFLLPLPQKLLILLRDGRKLMGTLRSFDQFANAVLEGACERVIVAFENPQDIIVQSARPYGQRVVLKFEFMLFLEGTLLEPSPTSFKLPSGSPVFSSSPIQNSCDNRSYKIITKQ